A single region of the Sphingobium sp. EP60837 genome encodes:
- the cofE gene encoding coenzyme F420-0:L-glutamate ligase, with product MIAIHPLTGMPEINAGDDLATLLREGLEAPGLWPVQANDVLVVTQKILSKAEGRMVDLDEVEPSPEALALAETTRKDARLVELVLRESSAVVRAVPHVLITRHRLGHVMANSGIDRSNIGPGGSERALLLPIDPDRSAAGLSRALAGESGIAPAVVISDSFGRPWRHGVVGVAIGAAGLPALVDRRGEQDRDGRRLEVTQIALADQIATAAALATGEGAEGIPAVLIRGLPLPDGDAPAAALVRPLQEDLFR from the coding sequence ATGATTGCGATTCATCCGCTGACCGGCATGCCGGAAATCAACGCCGGTGACGACCTGGCGACGCTGCTGCGAGAGGGGCTGGAGGCTCCCGGACTATGGCCGGTGCAGGCAAATGACGTGCTGGTCGTGACCCAGAAGATTCTGTCCAAGGCGGAAGGCCGCATGGTCGATCTGGACGAGGTGGAGCCCAGCCCCGAGGCGCTGGCGCTGGCAGAGACGACGCGCAAGGATGCTCGGCTGGTCGAACTGGTGCTGCGCGAAAGCAGCGCGGTCGTGCGCGCCGTGCCCCATGTGCTGATCACCCGCCACCGGCTGGGGCATGTTATGGCCAACAGCGGCATTGATCGGTCCAACATCGGACCCGGCGGATCGGAGCGGGCGCTGCTGCTGCCCATCGATCCTGATCGGTCGGCGGCAGGGCTAAGCCGTGCGCTTGCCGGTGAAAGCGGGATCGCGCCAGCGGTGGTCATATCCGACAGTTTCGGGCGGCCATGGCGGCATGGTGTGGTCGGCGTTGCGATCGGCGCAGCGGGACTGCCCGCGTTGGTTGATCGCCGAGGCGAGCAAGACAGAGACGGCCGCCGGCTGGAGGTGACGCAGATCGCACTTGCAGACCAGATCGCGACGGCAGCGGCGCTGGCCACTGGCGAGGGTGCGGAAGGCATACCGGCGGTGCTGATCCGCGGCTTGCCGCTGCCCGATGGCGATGCGCCTGCCGCCGCGCTGGTTCGCCCGCTGCAGGAGGATCTTTTCCGATGA